Below is a window of Humulus lupulus chromosome 9, drHumLupu1.1, whole genome shotgun sequence DNA.
ccttaatagaaatgctatagcattccctggtagcgagtTGATCGCCTTTGACAATACATATTCCCGTAAATGAAGGGAATTTGATCACGAGGTGGCAGacagaagttatggcttcgaatgccattaGCGTGGCCctacccaagattgcattgtatgcgGTCAAACAATctatgaccacaaactcgagcagcttggaaacagttcgtggtccctcacccagggttatcaccaactcgatcgtTTCGATAGCTGCCGAACCTTCACCGGAAaacccatacagcatcatggaggttgccttctgctcggtcacagacaatcccattttctacAGTGTGGACTTGAATAGCAGGTTCACATAACTCCCGTTATCAACCAGTGTccgcctaactctccgattggcgatcTGGACCGTTATGACTAGAAGGTCattatgcgggaactggacatgactagcgtcttcttcagtaaaattgattggttgtttatccaatcgttgttgtttagacaaacgctgctctgggacaaactcaactccattgtgagacctcagctcattgacataccttttctgggcatttttgcttgtgcctgccagatgagggcctctagagatggtggttatctctcctcctattatcggaggaggggtgtcctgattcaCCTAGGCTTTGGTCTGATTTGCGAGGGCTTCCGGAGCTGATTGAATGCTTTGCCCAATGAGCTAATTAGGAGTGATTCGATTCCGTGAATATTGAGCTTGGGGCCCGGCCCTGATGAGCATCTCGATCTCATTCTTCAAATGCCTGtagtcatcggtgttgtgaccaatgtcattgtggaatcgacaaaattttgaagggtctctcttcgccctttgattttttagaggctttggcttcttccacggaaggcgggcaAAATTTGtcaagaagatgcgctctctggtatctgtgaggtcggCGTAAGTCACATAgattggtttgaacttctccacgggttcatttttctttgaaccattctggcCGCCCTCGTCACTTCCCTTCCTCTAGTTTCcttccccttggttattctgggtaacggtttgagtcgtagctgcaacgtccgttacctctccaacgggctgggcagggacttggttggttcctgcgaccgaagctcgcgcctcttccaggttgatccaccttcgagccctgttcaggaactcatccacgatgttgacgccctttctctggatttctttccataggtctcctccaaCAAGtattcctgttctcatcgccataagcctaAAGCTTTCATCTgcgtctctagctcgtgcagcaatattggcgaacctactcaaataagctttcaaaggttctccAGGCTGCTGCTTTACGTTTGCAAGGGAGTCTGCCTTGATACGAGCTGCTTGAGAAACCCAgaacgccctcttgaagtcacCGGAGAAGCATTCCACAagctgatagaatgctttttgtattgcttgaaccattgcctagccggtccgaccagagtcgaagggaatactaAGCACCTTAACTTgggtccgatgttatgggccatcattagggtattgaacatccccaagtgatcggacagatctccatctctgtcgaattttgataaatggggcatcctgaaacccggcgggtatggtgtcgctgcgatgttgggggcgaaaagctcgagctcgtcccctgagtcatacttgtctttttccttttctgataggagtcttttcatcagttcctccatctgggccagcctCTCGAGGGTTGGGTCCTTGGCTCCCTGTGGTTATTCAGCAGCTCCCATTCCACCGTACGCatttgacgggttattgtccctccaatttcgagcttggtttggtggggcattcccgttatcgcgtacttcggaaggacttcccttgtggtgagtgtcgctgacTCCATCGCGAGCCGGATTGGTTCTTTGTGAGTTTAGGCAATCTCGCAGATCGGTATGTGGATCAATCCGAGGGTTTTGAGCTGAACTCAGCTGATTCTTCAAATCTGCGTTGGTTCTACCATTTCGACGATCCTccgtccaatagcttccattagagaagctcagagcttgcggtcgaggatgaggatctggagcATTCCCGCGCGCTCGCAGGACATGAGCAAAGGCagtgggaggaggattcctcctactaTTTATGTAGGCATGACCGTCTCAAGCAGAACGATGTGGGGATGGATGCCTTATCGGCGACGGAGAGTGTCTGATTGGTGAAGCAATTCTCGTCCCATCAGGTCAGACCAAACTAGCCCGCGGTTGCTCTACTACACCATTTCTGGTTCCCTGTGCATGGCGATCTGATCGCGGTACAGGGAAGTCTGTTGGGACATGCCGTCTTTGCGAGTTTGTCCTTGACCGTCTGTGTGGGTTACCATGGGCATTCGATGGTGGCGCTAAACtcggagtcgaggttctgaccgaccgGCTGACTCGTTGGTGATCCCTGGGAAAGCCACCAAATGGGGTTTCTTGGTGATTGGACGACACAGGagtagaacttggagttgaggttATAATCAATCGACttggcctgggtcgactatcccggCGAGACTTACGAGTCCTAcattgcctctttccgacgttaacgtcggttgcaagaggggttagctgagccaagacttcctcgatttgcttattcgccttggctagatggctcatcaactgcatgttctccatctctaccgcagtcAAGTAATTCAGGTTCGGATTCGGCAGTAGAGGTGTTGAACTTCCAGTATCgtcgtggcccatcggttgctttcccgACCGCTGCTGAATCtccgggttttgttcatcggaaacagcggtatggtgagcctcctacccaccatgctgatccgtttcgttaccgtgccttgaacgagtgaccaccatggtggACTTAGTTATGAatctttttcaatggcactaatttgcagctctcaatgaaagcaccaaactgttgacgcggttttttgccaacagtataTTATGTAAATTAGCTaaaataaactagtgcttaaggataaaccgtagtAAGAATAATGGCCCTTAAGAatgcttagaatgatatagtaaggacactcgttccttttttacgtggttcggaggctaaaattcccctagtccacgagtcgatattattactgtatatctctctatattttgacagagtatttgcattacacagaAAAAACCCCAACCCCTtctctatccaaggtcttggtatttatagaagaaccatccgaGGATAGGTGttgggtcatcacgtgaatataTATCCTTTTTTGTGACATGTCTTctacaaatgatgaatattacaatatatattaaggtaaggtctaatcattaggtaaaaatgatcatgggtcgtctgacataatcggacatgtgatgtctgaacacgcacgtttatattacgtgtccgagaatttagggataaacggacatgtgatgtctgatcacgcacgtttatatataacgtatccagcttAATAAACTCTTGGACATGGCAGGTTGTCAGAGTACTACGACCTGAATATAACGCTAGCTCGTGCCCAGGATGCTGTATTTTATATCCATCTCCAACTCGTGccttaatgcttcgtattcctcagctcgtgttattaTTAACTTGTGGGCCCCTTAGtactgttcttagctagccagctgtactcgatCTGCACAAAAGACTcgggctgaatatcagggcgtacatatggattttgaaataattttagactaaataatttaaattctttagatattataaaaatcatttttaaatttaaaaatctaaaagattatcaaaaactaattaataatatgaattttgtgatgattttgaatttcaattttaatttggggTGTTTTgaatttgtaaattttagttttattaattagtttctaataatattttatattttttaaaatttaaaataatttttatagtatttaaaaaatttaggGATATTGGTAGTGATAATACCGAAATCATTTATAAAGTTACATTTGAATACATAAATTTACGAGTATAAAAATGTGTTATGTGGATGCTTAACGAGAAGTTAACAGTGAGTACTGACGGTTGTACaaaaattgtagatttatgtattattactaTACAAAAAATTTAGGTATTATAGTggaacttttaaaaaaaattaagtattatCGCAGCGCCAATATCCctttatatatataggacaattattttatagggacttcactttaagccctaccggtagggctctcagtgtttcttgacccgtgaacagttttcggagcgactttttttttatgaccgtgtatattgtagttatttagagcatcctgcaaattttcaaaaaattctgaataatttacaataccgaaaactaggttcaaacatattgttttccacgcacataaaaaaaattagtcacgcgtgcaacaacatgtttgaacctagttttcggtactgtaaactattcggaattttctgaaaatttgcaagatgctctaaatagctacagtatacacgatcataaaaaaaaatcacgccgaaaactattTATGGGTTGTAAACACCGAGAACTCTACCGATATGACTCAAAGTGAAGCCTCTGTAATAGAATTCCCCAATATATATAATAACTCCTTCTTCGTACggcttaaatattaaatatataagatCACAAATTTagttataaatttatattttatttattaagtaACTAAACCGACTTAAAAAAAACGGATTTACTTGAGAAAAGACAACCGGTTCAACTACCCGGTTCCcggtttatttaaataaaattaaaaaataaataaaaataaaattcattgCTTTTATAATTTGTTTTCCTTACATTCCCTCATTTTCTTGTCAATCTTTCTtatcttttctctctttctcagTCACCTTCGCTGGGTTACGACAACATATTAGAAAATATTAAGCCTTTTTCACGGCTGAAACCCGATTCGACCCGACTCGTCAATCCATACCCGGCTAATCCACCGTCTTCGATTTGCTACCGGAGAAGATTACAGGGGGATGCCCCCCATTTCTGTCGGATGTCTTCCTTTCATGGAGTCTGAATCTGTAAGTATTTCAAAACCCTTTTTCACCTATTTGATTGGGCGGTGCAACTTCGAAGACGAGCATTTGTTTATGGAAACCCTAAATTTGAGTCCTTTTCTTTGAGCTTGGAgcttcattttaattttaatttgttgGAATATTAATGGCGggggtgtttttttttttctttgttttttttactTGTTGAAGGATCTTGGGATTTTAATGCTGTTTGGGTTCTTCGCGGATTGAGAAATTGCTTTGTTGGAATTGGACCCAGGTGTGGGTATTTGGGCACTAGGGTTTTTGGGGATTTGAAGCATTGTTTTGGAGGTTGGGCAGAAGATTGGGGaggattttgttttatttttagggTTTGTTATCTGTTTGATCCGAGACGGGGACGATAGGTGTGGGTTAGGAGGATAATGTGTATACTTTGTGTCATTCAGAAGTGGTCTCGCCGGGTTGCGACGATGCTTCCTTGGTTAGTTATTCCACTGATAGGTTTGTGGGCACTTTCTCAGCTACTTCCACCGGCTTATCGCTTTGAGATTACTTCGCCGAGACTGGCATGTGTTTTTGTTCTTTTGATTACTCTGTTTTGGTATGAGATTTTGATGCCTCAGCTGTCAGCTTGGCGGGTGAGGAGGAGTGCTCGTCTTAGGGAGAGAAAGAGGTCTGAAGCTATAGAAATGCAGAAGCTTCGGAAAACAGCAACACGGCGATGTCGCAACTGCTTAACTCCTTATAGAGATCAGAATCCTGGCGGGGGTCGGTTTATGTGTTCGTATTGTGGACACATTTCGAAGAGACCAGTCTTGGACTTGCCTGTGCCCCCTGGGATTTCAAATTCTGGTATTCTTAAAGATTTGGTTGGTAAGAGTGGGAAGATATTGAATGGCAAAGTGTGGTCTGACAATGGATGGATGTGCGGGCAAGATTGGTTGGAGAATGGAAATTGGGTTGGCGGTGGTCCAGTTGCAGGAAAGCCTACTTATTGGAGAAGAAATGGGAGTGGTCTTTTTGGAGGAGATGAAAATTGTATGGCGGAGAAGTCTTATTCAGGTGTTGTTATTTTTGCCCACAAGCTTTTGACGTCTTTTTTCTTGAGCGTTAGATGGCTTTGCAGAAAGATTTTTAGAATTAGTTCATCCACGGAAGATGATTCTTCTGATGCAGAGCATAAGGGGCTGTTGGCAAAGAGTTGTGAAAATGGGGGGAGTTTTCATGAGAGTAGAGGAGAAAAAGCCCGCAGAAAAGCTGAGGAGAAGAGACAAGCTAGGTTAGAGAGAGAACTattggaggaagaagagagaaagCAGAGAGAGGAGGTTGCAAGATTGGTGGAGGAGCGTAGGAGGCTAAGGGATGAGAAGATGGAAACCGAAAAAGATCGTGAGAAAACACCAACTCCTGTCAAGGAGAAAGACAGTAAGAAAGAAGCAGAAAGGAAGCGTcaagagagaagaaaagagaaagacAAGGGTTCTAGCAAGAGCAACTCAGATGTAGAAGAGCTCGAAAAGAAAACTGgtaaggaaagtgaaagaaagaaagacttTGATAGGAAGAGCGAGGATGATCGAAGGGAACATCAAAAATCAGGGATTGATCCTGTTAGGGGCCAGACCATGGACATGGGGCCGGGGATGAGACATACTTCTTCAAGTAATATTACTCGGTTTAATTCTGGAACTAGATACCTGGATCGTATGAGAGGTACATTTTTGTCTTCTTCTAAAGCATTTGGCGGGGGTAGCTTCTTTGGAAGGGGAACGAGCATTGCTGCTACTACGATCAAGGAAAGTAAACCTAATAGTTTTATAGATCAGGGCCATATTGCTGTTCACAGGAAGGATGTATGTCCACCTGAGCGTGTAGCTTTGAGATCTTGTACGAATGTAGATGATAAGAATGCTAACCGTCTGGTAAGTTCTCTTGCAACCACTCTTAGTTTTAATATACTTTCTATTGTCTATGCTTCTGCATTTTTTCCCCTAGGATTTTTTCTAAGGGTAGCtttttgatttttcttttctaaatgtTAGTGTTAGGTTTCTGTCACCCCCTGCTGTAaagataaatttttttatatattgaaatatatttttgtcATCTCCTTCTTATCGTTTCGTTCGTTTATCTTGTTTGAGAATGAATTTTTTGCTTTAAAAGCATGTAGTATCTTGACTCATAAGAATGAGCTCTTAGCTTTGCTAGATTAATTAGTTGGGATGGAATCATACAGCTTGGTCTTATCTGAAATTTTCATTATAAAGTAGAAATGAAAGGCCTGTTTTATCTTATTGAACTGTGGCAATTGGCAGTGGGGTACCTATTCTTTTTTCTATACTTTTTGGGTGAGACATATTAGTAAGATTCTACGCTGATGGCTCATTTATCAGATGATAGTGTTACAATACTGAGCTTTCCATTGCAGGTTCACACTGAATTACAACCAGGTACTGCTCCTAAAAAATCTTGGCAGCAATTATTTACTCGTTCACCTGCTCCTCCTTCAAATGCAAATGTCATAAGTAGACCAAATTCAAAGTTCCAAGTAGAAGTGCAAAGCCCACAGTTATATGGTCAATCATCGACAACACAATCGTTTGATAATCCTATAAATTTTGGGTCACCTTTTACTCTTCCTACATATCCAAATGTGCCAACTAGCAGTAGTCTAGGGTTTTCACCTGCAATTGAACCCATATATCCTCGTGTTGGAGAAGGGCCTCGTGAACATAAATCAGAGGATTCAGAGCTTTTTGAAGAGCCTAGTTACATTCCAGATCCAGTATCTTTGCTTGGACCTGTTTCAGAGTCACTCGATAACTTTCAGTTGGACTTGGGAACTAGCCGTGCTAAGGATTTTGGATTGGAAAGGGCACGTACTCTAAAAAGTATTTCTGCTACTTCTGATGTCAGCAAGCCATCTCCTATTGAGTCTCCCTTGTCACGAGAAAAGCATATGTCCAGTCGGTTCCCAACTACTCCAAATACGCAAAATTTGCATAATTTACCTTTGGAGGATGCAAATGCTAATGAATCAAGTATGTGGCAAATGTGGAACACTCTCCCTCTTGGTCAGGATGGTCTAGGCTTAGTAGGTGGTCCTGCTAGCTGGCTTCTAGCCCCTGAACTGAATAGACCGAGCAAGGATGATTTTGTGCACCATTCTGCTCAAAAAACAATGGCCTCATTGTTTACAAAAGAGGAACAGGTCCATTCAGGCACTCGCTCCCCACAAAATATTTTTCATGGTAATGGCCAGAATGGTGGGACATTTAGCCCTGTCAGTGGTTCAAGGGATCCTGATCCATGGTCTCAGAAAGCTTACTTTCCACCCATGTCAGCAGGAGAAAACCTTTCTGTTTTCAAACCTCAGGAGGAAGCTACTCAGAATGAAATGATTTATGGGAGTCCCAGCAGATCGACCAATCATCCATTTGGGCAGGCTCCAGCCAATGGTTGGTCCAAGTAAGTTTGTGCATCTTGATTCTTCTCCATAGGCCAATTTCAAATGTGATGCGGTTATTGTTTGCTGTTTTTTATTTTGAGATGATAATCTACTCATTACCTTGCCCGAGAATAGTGATTTGTCATGTTTTACTAAACATGTTCATAGTTCTAACGTTCAAGTGTTCTGTTTAGGAAATAAAATGATTAAAGTTAGCTATTAACCTTTGCAATGCATAGTTTGGGCTTTAAATAGAGTTAATCCATGCTTAGCATTGTTCTCCATTGAGGCTTTTTTTTTAGGTTTAGTGCTGCAGATATCCTTTTACTTTCTGGCACATTTATAAAACTAGGAAATTGCTGTTGTAAAGTTAAGCGCATTCTAATCTTGTAGTTTTTCATGTGTTCCGACTTTACGCCAACTTGGAGTTGTCCTTCACTTCCTTATTCTTGAATATTttttaagagtaatgatatgcACCAAAACATTACAACAATTGACGTGCCATTTTCATTTATCTAATCAAATCATTTATCTAATCAAATTTATTTCAGGCGGGAGTCACTGTTTTAAAAAAACATTGTCACATAAGTTGGTGTAAAGttttggtgcacatatcattatccattttttaaaattacttcATTTTGCATCATGTGGTATATATATTTCCTTT
It encodes the following:
- the LOC133800734 gene encoding uncharacterized protein LOC133800734, producing MCILCVIQKWSRRVATMLPWLVIPLIGLWALSQLLPPAYRFEITSPRLACVFVLLITLFWYEILMPQLSAWRVRRSARLRERKRSEAIEMQKLRKTATRRCRNCLTPYRDQNPGGGRFMCSYCGHISKRPVLDLPVPPGISNSGILKDLVGKSGKILNGKVWSDNGWMCGQDWLENGNWVGGGPVAGKPTYWRRNGSGLFGGDENCMAEKSYSGVVIFAHKLLTSFFLSVRWLCRKIFRISSSTEDDSSDAEHKGLLAKSCENGGSFHESRGEKARRKAEEKRQARLERELLEEEERKQREEVARLVEERRRLRDEKMETEKDREKTPTPVKEKDSKKEAERKRQERRKEKDKGSSKSNSDVEELEKKTGKESERKKDFDRKSEDDRREHQKSGIDPVRGQTMDMGPGMRHTSSSNITRFNSGTRYLDRMRGTFLSSSKAFGGGSFFGRGTSIAATTIKESKPNSFIDQGHIAVHRKDVCPPERVALRSCTNVDDKNANRLVHTELQPGTAPKKSWQQLFTRSPAPPSNANVISRPNSKFQVEVQSPQLYGQSSTTQSFDNPINFGSPFTLPTYPNVPTSSSLGFSPAIEPIYPRVGEGPREHKSEDSELFEEPSYIPDPVSLLGPVSESLDNFQLDLGTSRAKDFGLERARTLKSISATSDVSKPSPIESPLSREKHMSSRFPTTPNTQNLHNLPLEDANANESSMWQMWNTLPLGQDGLGLVGGPASWLLAPELNRPSKDDFVHHSAQKTMASLFTKEEQVHSGTRSPQNIFHGNGQNGGTFSPVSGSRDPDPWSQKAYFPPMSAGENLSVFKPQEEATQNEMIYGSPSRSTNHPFGQAPANGWSKNEWTVQGTGEGIVRASTAKPQAGGLFPGSDVQSLW